A stretch of Treponema vincentii F0403 DNA encodes these proteins:
- a CDS encoding SPOR domain-containing protein, whose translation MEQKKILWVILSVSLFVLIIFGIALFLYSPSRNSAAAQAGGETIPYEMSGAAANVDPDLWARDPDRVAGLDRNAPAAAGNIINLNNLNIISTDGQGGQTNGIDVSDLTAQAGDAEVSGLPKELAEQIGIDTPEQPAEQPAVKKEEAPVPPREAPAVQAQPKPAVSQKPAQAAVVTVKPKTQAAASAKPAAPQVQTLYWVQTASLASRINAERARDNLAAQHMKVEIFTKETPAGLTHRVRVGPFTNNTEAKYWLNSIKKIEGFEGSYVTEEKVKTNN comes from the coding sequence ATGGAACAAAAGAAAATTTTATGGGTTATCCTTTCGGTAAGCTTATTCGTATTGATTATTTTCGGTATCGCACTGTTTTTATATTCACCGTCGCGGAACAGCGCAGCGGCACAGGCCGGCGGGGAAACTATTCCCTATGAAATGTCCGGAGCTGCCGCCAATGTGGATCCCGATTTATGGGCACGCGATCCCGATCGGGTGGCCGGCTTAGACAGAAATGCACCGGCAGCTGCAGGAAATATTATCAATTTGAATAATCTGAACATCATTTCAACCGACGGGCAGGGCGGTCAAACAAACGGCATAGACGTTTCCGATTTAACTGCGCAGGCGGGGGATGCTGAAGTTTCCGGATTGCCGAAGGAATTGGCGGAACAAATAGGGATTGATACCCCTGAACAGCCGGCAGAGCAGCCTGCTGTAAAGAAAGAAGAAGCCCCCGTACCGCCGCGCGAAGCTCCTGCAGTGCAAGCGCAGCCGAAACCTGCCGTATCACAAAAGCCCGCGCAGGCAGCGGTCGTTACCGTTAAACCTAAGACGCAAGCAGCTGCCTCTGCTAAACCTGCTGCACCGCAGGTTCAAACCCTCTATTGGGTGCAGACCGCTTCGCTTGCAAGCAGAATTAATGCCGAACGTGCACGGGATAACCTGGCTGCACAGCACATGAAGGTAGAAATTTTTACCAAAGAAACTCCAGCCGGATTAACACACCGCGTAAGAGTCGGACCCTTTACCAACAATACCGAAGCAAAATACTGGCTTAACAGCATCAAAAAAATTGAAGGCTTTGAAGGCAGTTATGTTACGGAAGAAAAGGTAAAAACAAATAATTAA
- the coaE gene encoding dephospho-CoA kinase (Dephospho-CoA kinase (CoaE) performs the final step in coenzyme A biosynthesis.): MAKKIANLIGLAGQSCAGKNIVADLLAEKGYAVIDADKVAHAVLQEQGEAIIERFAAHAEKRGLRLRGQDGLLDRKALSVLLFSEPALLAEHEAFILPKIEERIRILIADALLEQPNRPIILNAPTLHKTSLTPECSFILYIKAPFFIRLIRGKRRDNISLCRLIARFLQQRDFFTQYLLQNADIVSVVNAGSVQALRKKIEHILREKGF, encoded by the coding sequence ATGGCAAAAAAAATAGCCAACCTTATCGGGCTTGCAGGGCAGTCCTGCGCGGGGAAAAACATCGTTGCGGATTTGCTTGCAGAAAAAGGATATGCCGTTATCGATGCCGATAAGGTTGCTCATGCCGTCTTGCAGGAGCAGGGCGAAGCGATAATTGAACGGTTTGCTGCTCATGCCGAAAAGCGCGGTCTACGGTTGCGAGGGCAGGACGGTTTATTGGACAGGAAAGCATTGAGCGTTTTGCTTTTTTCGGAACCGGCGCTGCTGGCAGAACACGAGGCTTTTATTCTTCCTAAAATTGAAGAACGGATCCGCATTCTTATCGCGGACGCTTTACTTGAACAGCCGAACAGGCCTATTATTCTTAACGCACCTACGCTGCATAAAACCTCTTTAACGCCGGAATGCTCGTTTATCCTTTATATCAAAGCGCCGTTTTTTATCAGACTTATCCGGGGAAAAAGGCGCGACAACATTTCTCTTTGCCGGTTAATTGCCCGTTTTTTGCAACAAAGAGATTTCTTTACTCAATACCTTTTACAAAATGCCGATATTGTAAGCGTAGTGAATGCCGGTTCCGTACAGGCTTTACGGAAGAAAATCGAGCATATACTGCGCGAAAAGGGTTTTTGA